From Candidatus Cybelea sp.:
CGTTGAATTCGGCCTTCAAACGATAGCCGGGGCCACCGGTGCCGTCGCCTTTGGGATCGCCGCCCTGCACGACGAACCCGGGCTCGACGCGATGAAACAACAGACCATCGTAAAATCCCGCGTCGGCGAGCTTGATGAAGGCGGCCGCGTGAAGCGGCGCGTCGTCCGGGAACAGCGTGAAGACGATATCACCGTGCTTGGTGGCAATTCGCACTTGCGAGTTGCGCGCGCGCTCGGTCAGCTCGGAGAGCTCTTCATCATGCGGTAGAGCGTAGTTCATCGAGGACTCGTTGCCAAACCAGCGCCGATTCCCTGCGCACGATAGCCGGAAAGGAGCGCGCCCCGGAGAAAAGCAAGCGATGGCTCTCGAGTTGCGCCGGCCCTGCACCGAACTTGCGATTTCATTTGCGGCGATGCGCGATGCATATCGTCGCGCGGGCGAAGATCCATGGTCGCCCGAGAACAATCTGCGGGCAACCGCGATCGCGCACACCGACGTGCTCGCGTATATCGAGCTGCTCGAGCACTGGGCGCGCGGCGAACGGCTCCCCGAGGGTTGGGTGCCGTCGCACGAGTTTTGGATCGTCAACGACGGCACCGTCGTCGGGGCGATCAGCATTCGGCCGGCGCTCAACGAATGGCTGCACAAGGTCGGCGGCCACATCGGCTACGATGTCCACCCCGAGCAGCGCAACCGGGGCATCGCGACCTTTGCGTTGCGCGAGGCGCTGAAGTTCTTAGCGTCGCGTGGCGTGACGGAGGCGCTGGTGACCTGCCGCGACGACAACGCCGCGTCAGCGCGGGTTATCGAAAAATGCGGGGGACGGCGGATCGGCGATTCACGCGTCCTCGATCCGAAGCGCCGCCGCTATCTGCTTTCAACTGGCTAGCCTCTGCGCGAGCCCAGTTCCAACAACACCTTATGCTCGCTTTCGCCGATCGCGCGAAAGCCGAGGCGCTCGTAAAGACGCAGGGCGGGATTGATTTTCGCGGTGCTCAGGCGCAGCGGAATGCCGGCCGCGGCGGCTTCGGCGATGAGGCCGGAGAGAAGCTGCGTTCCGATGCCGCGATTGCGCCACTTCGCGGCGATATAGACCTGCTCGACCGTAATCACGCCCGAACGGCGATCGACGGAGAGCCATCCGGTATCTTCACCCTCGATCGCGACGATCGTGGTCTGCGCCTCTTTGTAGTGCTGGGCGAAGCGCGCGTGCTCGACCTCATCACCACGCCACCCGAAGAGGCGTTCGATGAGCCAGCGGTGCGACTCGAAATAGACGGACTCGACGAATTCCCGGTCACCGGTCGTCGCCGGCCGCAGGGTGAAATTCATGTAGGCGGATGCTTTCGCGCCGGTCCCGTGGTTCGGCTGCGGGATCCGCAGGATATTGCGTGAAACGCCCTAGCACGCGACCATGCTGTTTTCGAGCCGCGACCCGGAGCACCGCTCGCACGCCATCCACCTCGTTCGCGACGTGGTCGAGATCGTCGCGATCGTTCTGGCGGGCGCATGGGCGTTCTACGTTTTCATTTACGAGAACCGGATCGTCCCGTCGTTCACCGACATGCAGACGGAGGTCTCCGCAACGCTCCAAAAGACGAGCCAGCGCGACGGCGCGACGGGAATTTCGCTGAAGACCGCCTTTAAGAACTCCGGAGCGGTGCGCTTCTATTTTGTCGGCTACGCCGTAACGGTGCTGGGGACGAAGATGACGCTCTCGCCGCAACCGACCAACGATCCACACCTTCGCGACAGCCTGCACACGTACTTCACGTTGTCGAAGCCGACGCCGGTGTACGGCTTCGGCTTCATTACGGACATCGGGGACCCGTCATCGGCCCACGAGAGCGAACTGGAACCGGGGGGCAACTTCAGCCAGGAGCACACGTTTTATATTCCGGCAAACCGCTTCGACTTGCTCACCGTCCGTGTCAGCGCGTGTATTACGAAATCGGCGGATAGGCCAATTCCCTCGAAGTTCAAGCTCGGCATCGAAGGTGCGACCGATGTGACCTGTGCTACCGCCGACCACATCACCTATGACGTCGGTTCGCTCGACCTACGGAAGTAAAGTCGGAGTAGTCGCCGCGACTCACGTACCGGCTTCGCTGTGGTCTTTGCTACGATGCTCTTTTTTCGAAGGCCGATAGATCGAGCAACGCAGGGCGCGGGCGCCTAACGCGGAGAGCGGAACCCTCGGGGCTGGGAAAGGCGTGCGCCCTGCCGAATCGGTCTGCCATTGCGTGGATACCCGCAAAAGGGAGGACTCTCTTGAACATCCGTGTTGCAGCCGCTGCCTTCTTCGTATCGCTGCTTTTCGCGGCCGTTCCATCGAGCGCCGCGTCGACCGCGCTCACCGGGAAGATGAGCGTATATAACTATCTGCTCGAGGGCAAGTGGAACTGCAAGGGCGGTGGAAGCGCGTATTCTGCCGAGTACGCGGTAGCGCCGGGAAACAGGCTGCACGGGCACCTGTATTCACCGCAAGGCTCGGAGGACGCGTACTTCGGCTACGACGATACGGCGCATCGATTCTGGACGGTCAGCGCCGATTCTAACGGCGCGAGCGAGTCGCAAAGGTCGGTCGACGGTGTCACCTACACCGGCAAGCTCAACGACGGTAAAATGACGTCGAACGCAACGAACGTCATTACAATGGTGAGTTCCAAACAATGGACGGTGCACGCTCGCGGCACGGAGGATCACCAACCATACGATCTCATCGTCACGTGCGCGCGAGCGTAGCCCGGACCGAAGGATTTTGGGCCGCGTTGGCGTCCGTTTTTCGGCTGCCGGAAAAGTCGATCGGGCATCGAGTCGAAGAGAAGCGTGCCCGGTTTACCGTGGTAAAGGAGCAAGCTTTTTATGAAGACGTTTAGTCAACTTCGCCTGGGGTTCTTCGCCGGCACGGCGGCGCTCGTCGCGGGATGCGCAGGCAACGGCGGCTTCGCGCCTGCGCCGTCACTTCTTGCGGCGGCGCCCTCGGCACGGCAGGGCGCCGGCGACTCGTGGGCCGCCGCCGGCCTTGGGCCCCAGAATCTCCTCTATGTCTCCAACGGCAACGGACTCGTTAATATTTATCGTTACTGGCAGCGCAATCTCGTCGGAGTGCTGACGGATCTCACGAAGCCGATGGGCATGTGCGCCGACAACGCGCAGAACATTTACGTAACGGACTCCGGTACGGAGAGGATCGTCGAGTACCCACACGGCGGTACGAAAAAAGATCAGAACCTTCGACGACTCGCCGTACAAGCCGTACGACTGCGCCGTCGATTCGACGACCGGCAATCTTGCGGTTGCGAACTACGCAATCGATAACCATTCCTACTATGGCAATACCGGCAACATCGCGATCTACAAGAAAGGCGCGGCGAAGGCGACATTCTACGGCAAGGGCGCGGGCGGGTTTACCAGCCTCGCGTACGACAATCACGGCGACTTGCTGACGACGGATCAGAACAACTACTCCTACTACTATTCCTATTACGATATCGAGTTCTATTACCTTCCGAACAAGAGCAAGTCGCTGCTCAGCATCATGCTGCCCAACCCTTACTCCAGGTCCGACGGTTGGCCCGCTGTGCAGTGCATCGCGTACGACGGCAAATACTGGGTAGTCGACAGCTACGGTAACCTCTATCGCTACAAGATCAACATCAAGGCGGTGCTGGTCGACACGCTCCACCTCTCGGGCGAATACGGCCGTCCTACAGGAATCGCGCTCTATCGCCTCGGGAAGGCGCAGGCGACGCATATTGTCGCCGGCGGCGAGAGCGACAGCGGCAAGAGTTTCGTGGCCTACTGGAGGTACCCGTCGCTCGGCGCTCCCGTCCACCAACTCACCGCCGATCTCGACGACCCGGTCGGCGAAGCCGTAAGCCTGCGCACGCGATGACGCCGACGAAGTTCATCGCAACGGCGCCGGCGCTGCTCGCAATCGTTGCGGCCTCTGCGTGCGGCAGCGGCGGCTCCGTTCCGAACGGCATACCTCTCGACAGGTTTGGCCCGTCGATCGCGCACCGGCTTCCGGTCGCTCATCCCGATCGGCGCCCATCGTGGTTCTCGAAGCGCCTCGCGAAGAAGAAAGCTCCGGCCCTGTTCGTCTCCGATGCGGAAACGGAATCGGTTTATATCTACGACCTCGCTACGCTGGCAGTGCAAGGAACGATTACCGGGCTCGCGCAGCCGCAAGGTTTGTGCTCCGACAACAAGGGAAACGTGTGGATCACCGACGCCGCCGCGCAAACCGTCTACGAGGTGACCCACGCGGGACGCCTAGAGAACGAGCTTAAGGTCGCCGGCGGTTCGCCCGACGCCTGTGCGTGGGACCCCGCGACCGGAAACCTGGCGGTGATGGTGCTCTTCGATGGAAGCTCGGCAGGCGATGTCCTCGTCTACAAGCATGGTTCCGGCGAAGCGTCTTCGCACCAGAACCCGAAACAGTACTACTACGGCTTCGGGGGTACGACGCAACGGGCGATCTCTATTTCGACGGCAGCGACGCCGACGGAAACTTCATGCTTTCGTTGCTTGCGAAAGGCGCCTCGTCGGCGAAAACGATCGCCGTGACAGGCGGGACGATCTATTATCCCGGCATGGTGCAGTGGGACGCAGCGGCAAATCGGCTGATCGTAGGCGATCAATCGTGCGGCAACCGATACGCGAGTTGCCTCTACGTGCTCGCTCCGGCAAAATCCAGTGCCCGCATTACGAGTACGGTGAATCTGGAAGACTCCGGTGGCGGCCAAGTGTGCGATCTCGTGCAGGCCGTGGTGTATAAGGGCTCGATCGCCGGTTCGGATTACGACTTTTGCAGGTCGTTGCCGAGCACGACGTACGTCTGGCCCTTCCCGAGCGGCGGCGCGCCGTCATTGAACAATAGCAGCGTCGATCAGGCGCCCGTTGGCGCGGCGGTGAGCATATGAGAGTTCCTATCGTCATCGCAGCGTGCGCCGCGAGCGCGCTCTTTGCCGGCTGCGGCGCCGCGACGACCGGCGGCGGCGCGCTGCCCGCGGCGATCGCGAGCAAAGGGATCGTTTCGTGGATGAATAGCGCTGCCTCTAGCGGTGACTTGCTTTATGTCAGCGACTCCGACAACGAAGTCACCGTCTACACCTATAAGAGTCAACAGCTCGTTGGGGTGTTGACGGGCTTTACGCAGCCGATGGGCGGCTGCGCGGACTCACGCGGGAACGTCTACATCTCCGACTACGCCGCGCAAACGCTTGTCGAATACGCGCACGGCAAGGGTAAGCCGGTGCGCAGCTTGAGCGACGCCCCGGACTCGCCCTACGGCTGCGCTGTCGATCCAACGACCGGTAATCTCGCCGTGGCGAACGACGACGGCATGCACGAGGGCAATATCGCGATCTGGACCAACGCAAGCGGCGAGCCGGTGCGCTATACAGACCCGACACTCGGGGCTTTCCGAAGCTGCGCTTACGATCCACACGGCAATCTGCTGGTGACCAACGGCATTCAGGGATATCCGTACGACTCGGATTTCGCGTGGCTGCCAAGCGGCGGAACAAAGCTCGTCGATTTGTCGATTCCGCGCTCCGGAACGACTTCGGACTGGAGCGGAGTCTACGGCGTGGCCTGGGACGGCAAGGATTTTGCCATATCGGACAACGCTGTTTACCGTGTTGCGTTGCTGCACGGCCAAGCCTATTACGTAGGCGCCACGCCGCTGCAGTATCCAGAAGAGGGGCGCCCGGACGGGCCGTATACCTTGTATTTTCCCGGCGGACGAGGGCAAGCGACGCAAGCTTTTGTCGGAGCCGACGTCGGGATCAGCGGCGCCGTTCTAATGTGGGAGTATCCGGCCGGCGGACAAGTAAGCGGAGAGATCACGCACGGCATCGACTACCCTTACGCAATCACGATTAGTTATCAGAAGGACAGGGGTGTGTAGTCATGCTGACGTGCGACGCGGCCGGCTCGATCGCGGCGACGAGCTGCGGCCGCGTGCTATTTACGGCAAAACGTACGGCGTAGATTACACCGTTCGCGTGCGAGTGAACGCGCGGATG
This genomic window contains:
- a CDS encoding GNAT family N-acetyltransferase encodes the protein MALELRRPCTELAISFAAMRDAYRRAGEDPWSPENNLRATAIAHTDVLAYIELLEHWARGERLPEGWVPSHEFWIVNDGTVVGAISIRPALNEWLHKVGGHIGYDVHPEQRNRGIATFALREALKFLASRGVTEALVTCRDDNAASARVIEKCGGRRIGDSRVLDPKRRRYLLSTG
- a CDS encoding GNAT family N-acetyltransferase, producing the protein MNFTLRPATTGDREFVESVYFESHRWLIERLFGWRGDEVEHARFAQHYKEAQTTIVAIEGEDTGWLSVDRRSGVITVEQVYIAAKWRNRGIGTQLLSGLIAEAAAAGIPLRLSTAKINPALRLYERLGFRAIGESEHKVLLELGSRRG
- a CDS encoding peptidylprolyl isomerase, with the protein product MNYALPHDEELSELTERARNSQVRIATKHGDIVFTLFPDDAPLHAAAFIKLADAGFYDGLLFHRVEPGFVVQGGDPKGDGTGGPGYRLKAEFNARPHVRGTVAMARATPPDSAGSQFYICLDDARFLDNQYTVFGQMSEGFEALDAIRRGDAMTSVKVEPKGSA